The following DNA comes from Papaver somniferum cultivar HN1 chromosome 4, ASM357369v1, whole genome shotgun sequence.
GCACATTCCCAACCATTGAATTCCTCCTCAAAGAAACATACACAAGACCCAAAATCTCCCCACAAATTTCTTCAGGAAACAACCCACTTAAATCattaaaactaaaatcaaatccaATGAGACTGAAACAATTAGACATTGAAGCTGGAATAGACCCAGTTAGATTATTATTCGAAAGCGAAACGAACTTCATTTTGAAACAATTTGTGAACAAATTATCAGGTATTTCATCAGTAAAACCATTCCTTGATAAATCCAATAACCTAAGGTTCTTGTATGTACCTAGAAACTCAGGGATTGATCCAACTAAACCATTACTACTCAAATTAAGCTTCCAAAGATTCTGAAACTCACCAAATTCTAATGGAATATTACCAGTAAATCTATTTCCATACAAAGATAAAATCCTAAGTGATTTCAATTTTGATAAACTTGGTGATAATACACCTTCTAAACTCATATTCCATAACACGATCTTCTCTACATTACCTTCTGAATTACATAGAACCCCATTGTATTCACCACATTGATTCCTATCCAAACCCCATGAATTCAGACTGTTGTATGGATCATTTGAGACGTTCCCTTTGAATTGTAACAAAATTTCTTTCTCTGATTGAGAAAATGTGGATCTAAAACATAATTCCATGAATATTAGAAGAATCACATGAAAAGTACACACCTTTAACTTGAATCTTCTCATGTTAGAAAAAGGGGCCTTTCcagaaattgaaaaaaagaaTCTTAATTTTTCAACATTACAGTATATTCACAGAAGGATGAGTACTAAGAAAAACCCATGATCAACATTAAATAGTAACATCTTCTTTTCATCAGAATCACTGTTTAACAAAGAAAGTACGGTTActgtatgaagaagaagaatcaaagaTCATAACTtgactgaagaagaaattgatgtaatGATCTCTTCTTCTCATGGCAGTAATCTTGACTGCATGCAATTGGATCTTCACTTACTCACTCACCCAGTAGCTCACACCTAGCTAGTAGAAGAAGTAGGTTGGGGAAAAATGGAGTGACAAAGAGGAAATTGATTTGAGAGAgtagaaggagaaggaaaagcagGTGAGGAATTCAATTGATGCTTTTAATGTTGTCTGTCTGCTACTCTCTTTCTTCTCGTATTGCTGCGTGTATGATAgggaagaagctgaagaaagCACGTGCAGCTCTTTCTTTCTCACTCGCTGCTCTGTCTTTCTTTCTGAGTTTTTACACCACCATTGATGATGTCCAACAACCCCAAACATCCCAAACCAGTTGAattaaatataaaagaaaattaaaaaaaaatatatattattttttaaaattagtcACCCCTCTGATGTGTTTAGCTCTAATTTTGTACTATTGTTTGGGGTGCCGTTTGGGACTGTGATATTTGTAGAGAAGACAAATGGAAGAATCAAAAAGTGGAACATATGAGTGAAGCTATTAGGACCTATGGGGCATACCTTTTGTGATGTGAGCTGAGCCATTCCAAAATAGGATTCATGCTTATTAGAACACTAGCAAAGCTTTGCATTTGTCTAAAATTGCATCAggataatataatataatattctTTTGACTGTGGTGGTTTCGATTGGATTAATTTATCCTAATCTACATGCTTTTAGCATATTTATTTTTATACTTGCAAATTTGCAATGTCTATGTAGTTCTCTTTTCTGCAAGTTACTTACAGATCCCCTGGATATTGGACAGTGGACTCACAAGAGAGTAGTTGTAGTACACTGAGAATGAATTTGGTAGTGGGAATCCTTGCTGTTGTGGATGTTTGTCATGTATCTCTTAAAAGATGGTGCATCATTCTATTATTTATAAGATGAACAGAATCTTTGTTGTACAAACAGTGGGTCTCTCTCTCGCTCTTTATATAGTCTTGCAACTTGCCTTGCACCACATAAACACAAACCCATGTTGGTGGTGTTGGGGTCAGGGCCTGATGACTTTACAGGCAGCTTTACCAATACTTCCAAGGCATTTTTGTTTATTCACGACCAACACTACAGAGAGTTTACTATAATATATGATGATGCAGAATCTGACATCCATTATTTATTACTTGCTTTCTTCATTCTGTTTTCTCATGGTGATACCTATATATAATACTACTTAAAATGAAGGAATGGTACAAACACCTTGCAAGCATAAACTATTCCACTGCAGCCAATACCAATATTTCTCTTCAGAATCAGGTCATGCACAGTGCGGTCAGTGCCTGTTTGACTCATTTACTGGTTTGGGTGTTTAGATTTTGAATAGGGAAAAAAGTTCGCAACGGGAACAAAATTGAGAGTGACAGAATGGATTAATGCTGCTTAACTCTTATTTCGAAAGAGCTTTTCGATGTGTTTTATGCACTCAAATTGCTTAAAGTCCAACTCAATAACGCAGAAAAATCTTTGTGAAAGAACAAGCCAAAAGGTATCTAGATTCTAGAGTTGACAGAAGACAAAAGTGATGCTGCATACCCACAGGCCAAAACCGTGTAAAGAGTTTGTAGGGCCAATTGTGCTGGTCCAGGCAGGCTTTTGGTGTTTTCATGACCCGTAAGACTTGAAGTCGGTAAAAATGATTAACCCACCGAGAGAAGTGCCAAGATTTTACCGGCAACTTAAAACCACGCCTCTATAATTAGGTGAGTAGACACGCTAAACCTCTCAGGCATCTATAATTCTACTACTTGAGAAAAATGATTATGAAAGTGTGCTCAAAATTCCCACATAGATAGATTAGTTCTCAAGTTAACATCAAGCAAAAGAACAGTTGAACCATCATTATGGGTATTAGAGACCTCAGCAAGCTTTAATTACAACCATTTACTTTCCCGTTCCCACTTTGGGCAAAGATGCAGTTTGGGCAAGAGAACATAAATGAATGAGAGTATATAATCTATCTGAAGAAAACCTGTCAATTTAAAGATATGAGAAGTTCATTAAGGATGGAGATCCTAGTTGTATTTGACCATCAATTACTGTTGTTTAGACCTTCCTCTGGAGTCTGGACCATCAAAAAGTTAAAGAGAACAAAAGAAGAACTGAGTGAAGAGTCCGAATGCGACTCTTTAACTGAAGCTAAGATGGTAACACATGTTACACTTGGGGAAAGTTCCGGTCATAGGTCTCATTTCCGGCAAGAGTTATTACCTAGTAGTTGAAAATCCCAAAATCACGGTACCCATGGGTCGTTTATAAATTTCTCCGAATAAATAAATTCACCCAAAATCGTGTTACCCTGCGAATTTATTGTATCAATTCCATGACCTTCTAGGAACTGCCAAACATGATTTATAGTGGGTCATAGATAACATAACAAGGTTTGTAAGAAAACCTACTGTAGGAGGGTTCTACCAGGATTTTATCAACTAGCTGTAAAGGAGAAAACATTGCCAGTCATGCTCATACTTGTTTCAGTCTTTCTATTTCTTTGTCTCAATTAGAGACGATGAAACCTATAAACCATCATGTACAAATTCCTTTCATCACTTGCACCAAAATAACATATACACATTACACACTGGTTAATATAAGTCAATGTTCAATTAGGACGTGGTTCAAGTGACATACCATTTGACCCTTTTTCGCGCCAATCGTGTTTAAGGCAAATATATGTAGCAGGCTGGCTCACTCTAAAACATCATTCAGGTTATAAAGGCGCAGAGTCCGAAAACTTTGGGGATTTCACCACCACCCAAATGCAGGTGTGCGTCACGCTTCGAGAGAAGTTGCGGACCCTGGCAGTGAAAGTGCTGCAATAATAATCCAAACTCCCATCAGTCAAAATTAACCCAGCATcagcatctcttcttcttcttcttcatcttaacagcgtctcttcttcatcttgaaGTTTCCTGAGCGACTTCTTTGCATAGAGTGTGATAAAAACTGTAACACCAACTGTTAAAACAAATCCAATGGCGTTGTAGATAATTTGAGATGTCGAAAGATACTGGTGACCTTGTGTGGCATCTGCCAAGCTTGCAACTAAAATCCCACTGTTTAGACACAAAATTACCCACAATTTTAGAAGATAACTACGACAATGCAGATGCATTCAGGGAAAAAAGAAAAGCCGTTATACTCTACTGCctcaagaagaaaaaagaaaatgtcAATACTTTTCACACTCAAATCTTCAGCGATTTAAACTTAGAAACAtataagaaaaaacaaacaacacaACATAAAATCGTATAAAGGGATATTGAACTAATTTTTCTGCCAGAATATGGAAGAGGGAGATATATATACAATTCAAATGACATGGTTCCATCTTGTCTCTCCAAAAATTCCGACCAAGGAATTTTTGAAGATATATTCTACTGCCCTTGTCCAAGTCATGCTTATACTATTATCAAACAATAGGCTGGCTAAAAGTTGCACCCTATGTCTTTCTAAaacattcaaggaaaaaaaattgtgGCCCAGGCAACATGCATGCAAGCACATCGTGTAGGAGTACATATAACTGGCACAAGCTGTGGACCTCATTGGATAGGTGATCATAATTCCAGTCACATGTGGAACAAAACTCTCTGGCTCTAATAGTTGTGAAGTTAAGTGAAGTGAACTTTGCATAAACAGACCCCAATAACAGACAAACTGTAAAGGAGTAAGGTTCAGTAACGAGGCACTGCTGTCACAACAGCATAGCTCCATACTGCGCCTTTATGTTTCCATCTCATCAAATAAGTTATCTTACGCATTACATGGCAAAGAACAATAGATGGAAGACTAACAAAGCTTTATAGAGTCTTTGTTCACTAATGGTTGAATTACACTCCCAATGGACAATTATGTAGCACATTAATCAAACTAAGAGACGCGCGATGAGTATCTACTGTTCTATATACATTGCCAACATCATGCAAAGCGTTAAATGCAATAACCTCATGCACATTTGAGATAGGGAGAGAAACAATACCTGTAGATTGAAACAAAGATTTCCGGCACCACTCCTACCAGCGACCCAAGTATATATGGACAATATTTAACACCAGTGGCAACAGAGGCATAATTGAATATGATAAATGGAAAAGGTGAAATTCTAAGCAACACGACGGCTCGAAATTGATGAAACCAATCTCCTTCACCAGCTAATCTTATGATAGCAGCTTTGTCTGGCCATTTTGCCAACCACACCTGCATATACTCGAGGTTTTAAATAGTTTATAACACAAACTCCTTTCCAGTGAAAGATTTATGGTTTACGAGGAATACAAAAAGTAACAGTCACTGACCTGGATCTTATGATGAAAGAGAGAACCAATAAAGAACGGAATTGACATGCCGATACTAAACCCAGCTAGAATTAACAGAAATCCATATCCATAACCAAAACTAATGCCAGCTACCCACATAGAAGGGGAAGATGGAATGCACAGGGAAGGAAATAATGTCATAGAAGCAAATAATAGAGCCGCCAGCACCTTAGGACTGAATGTTCTCATTACCCAGTCCAAGATTGGGACAATCTCCTGCCAAACAACAAGGCAACAATCAGCATCAAATTCAAACTGAAGTTGATAACAATAAACAGtcgaaatgaaaataaaaaaactagACACAAGTGTTCAGTCGGTCAGTCATATATATCTTGAACTTCCTGCTCCGGGCATATGCTCACTAAACCTTTCTAGAAAAAGAAGCATTTTTCTTTCATTAATAGCTCACTTGTTATTAACATATTGCATTTCAAAGAAACTTCTTGTAATGCAGCTTAAGATGAATTGGTACTCTACTCACTCCACATGCTACTGGTAATTATTTACCAACACATCGACCGAATAAAAACTTTAGCGCAAACCAATGGCACATCATGACTGCTATGATTAATACGATCATTAAAACACCAACCGACAAACacaagtaaaaacacaaatccTTTCAAAATCAGCAAGCTGCAAATTACAGAAACTGCCAACTAAATATTGTAGCTTGAAACTTCAAAGCCAGCTTTTATGCTAGTTCCCATATTCCCCAAATCCGGGTTTTAATCGTCAGTAGCTAAATACACCATCATCTTTCTTTTGTCTGTGTAACATCTATCTATCCTTGCATGTGAGAACAGAACAACCATAAACACTCCAGTACCCACCAAACAGATGACTTCCAATCTATATAAAGAAACAATTAtccacaacaacaaaaaactcCTTATAAGGAGCTGCATTAGTGCAATAAACAATCTACGATACCCCTCAATAAAATGCATGATCATTAGCTAAATTAAAGATCAGAAATCTCAAA
Coding sequences within:
- the LOC113275079 gene encoding uncharacterized protein LOC113275079, which encodes MTYYDGKDEVVAPLLIKVKMDRGDEDYVTVRSSDNEVEEILKPPLSPRKGINWCWWFKMGLLGIAIATVAVVFLIWVGPFLLNKEIVPILDWVMRTFSPKVLAALLFASMTLFPSLCIPSSPSMWVAGISFGYGYGFLLILAGFSIGMSIPFFIGSLFHHKIQVWLAKWPDKAAIIRLAGEGDWFHQFRAVVLLRISPFPFIIFNYASVATGVKYCPYILGSLVGVVPEIFVSIYSGILVASLADATQGHQYLSTSQIIYNAIGFVLTVGVTVFITLYAKKSLRKLQDEEETLLR